A section of the Streptomyces sp. NBC_00178 genome encodes:
- the bioB gene encoding biotin synthase BioB yields the protein MDLLNTLVDKGLRRELPTRDEALAVLATSDDELLDVVAAAGKVRRQWFGRRVKLNYLVNLKSGLCPEDCSYCSQRLGSKAEILKYTWIKPDEAEKAAAAGVAGGAKRVCLVASGRGPTDRDVDRVSKTIEAIKGQHEDVEVCACLGLLSEGQAERLRSAGADAYNHNLNTSEATYGDITTTHTYADRVDTVQQAQAAGLSACSGLIAGMGETDADLVDVVFSLRELDPDSVPVNFLIPMEGTPLAKDWHLTPQRCLRILAMVRFVCPDVEVRLAGGREVHLRSMQPLALNLVNSIFLGDYLTSEGQAGQTDLDMIADAGFEVEGAETRTLPGHRAEPSEGCGSHEGGCAPCGDGPRAVPEQTEAQAARTDLVAVRRRGAGTDLAPNA from the coding sequence ATGGACCTGCTGAACACGCTGGTGGACAAGGGGCTGCGGCGCGAACTGCCGACCCGTGACGAAGCGCTCGCCGTACTGGCGACCTCCGACGACGAACTGCTCGATGTGGTGGCCGCGGCCGGAAAGGTGCGCCGCCAGTGGTTCGGCAGGCGCGTCAAGCTCAACTATCTGGTCAACCTGAAGTCGGGACTCTGCCCGGAGGACTGCTCCTACTGCTCGCAGCGTCTCGGCTCCAAGGCCGAGATCCTCAAGTACACCTGGATCAAGCCGGACGAGGCGGAGAAGGCCGCCGCCGCGGGCGTGGCCGGCGGCGCCAAGCGCGTATGCCTGGTGGCGAGCGGCAGGGGCCCCACCGACCGGGACGTCGACCGGGTGTCGAAGACGATCGAGGCGATCAAGGGACAGCACGAGGACGTCGAGGTGTGTGCCTGCCTCGGCCTCCTGTCCGAGGGGCAGGCCGAGCGCCTCAGGTCCGCCGGCGCGGACGCCTACAACCACAACCTCAACACGTCCGAGGCGACGTACGGGGACATCACGACCACCCACACGTACGCCGACCGGGTGGACACCGTGCAGCAGGCCCAGGCCGCCGGCCTCTCGGCGTGCTCCGGGCTGATCGCGGGCATGGGAGAGACCGACGCCGACCTCGTCGACGTCGTCTTCTCGCTCCGCGAGCTGGACCCCGACTCGGTGCCGGTCAACTTCCTGATCCCCATGGAGGGGACCCCGCTCGCCAAGGACTGGCACCTCACTCCTCAGCGGTGCCTGCGCATCCTCGCGATGGTCAGGTTCGTGTGCCCGGACGTCGAGGTCCGGCTCGCGGGCGGCCGCGAGGTGCACCTGCGCTCGATGCAGCCGCTCGCCCTGAACCTGGTCAACTCCATCTTCCTGGGCGACTATCTGACCAGCGAGGGCCAGGCGGGCCAGACCGACCTGGACATGATCGCGGACGCCGGCTTCGAGGTGGAGGGGGCGGAGACCAGGACGCTCCCCGGACACCGGGCGGAGCCTTCCGAGGGCTGCGGTTCGCACGAGGGCGGCTGCGCGCCGTGCGGCGACGGCCCCCGGGCGGTCCCGGAGCAGACCGAGGCGCAGGCGGCGCGCACGGATCTGGTGGCGGTTCGCCGTCGCGGTGCCGGGACGGACCTCGCGCCCAATGCCTGA
- a CDS encoding adenosylmethionine--8-amino-7-oxononanoate transaminase has protein sequence MPDRFTPAELRALDRAHVWHPYGPMPGRQEPLIVESASGVRLRLAESAYGRDELVDGMSSWWSAVHGYNHPVLNDAARGQLDRMSHVMFGGLTHEPAVRLAARLVEITPEPLQHVFLADSGSVSVEVAVKMCLQYWRSAGRPAKHRLLTWRGGYHGDTWQPMSVCDPEGGMHDLWSGALPRQVFADAPPDGFAAGPDEAYVRHLNDLIAAHSDELAAVIVEPVVQGAGGMRFHSPAYLRALREACDAHDVLLVFDEIATGFGRTGELFAAGHAGVSPDVMCVGKALTGGYLTLAATLCTARVAEGISRGEVPVLAHGPTFMGNPLAAAVACASVDLLLGQDWQVEVKRIGAGLRDGLAEAEGLPGVRDVRVLGAIGVVQLDHEVDMAAATRAAVREGVWLRPFRDLVYTMPPYVTGDDDVARISRAVCAAAKEG, from the coding sequence ATGCCTGACCGGTTCACCCCCGCCGAGCTCCGCGCCCTGGACCGGGCCCACGTCTGGCACCCCTACGGGCCGATGCCCGGCCGTCAGGAACCCCTGATCGTGGAATCCGCGTCCGGGGTGCGGCTGCGGCTCGCCGAATCCGCTTACGGGCGGGACGAGTTGGTCGACGGCATGTCGTCCTGGTGGTCGGCGGTGCACGGCTACAACCACCCGGTGCTCAACGACGCGGCCCGGGGCCAGCTGGACCGGATGAGTCATGTGATGTTCGGCGGGCTCACGCACGAGCCCGCCGTCCGGCTGGCGGCCCGGCTGGTGGAGATCACCCCGGAGCCGCTGCAGCACGTCTTCCTCGCCGACTCCGGCTCGGTCTCGGTCGAGGTCGCGGTGAAGATGTGTCTGCAGTACTGGCGCTCGGCGGGCCGGCCGGCCAAGCACCGGCTGCTGACCTGGCGCGGCGGGTACCACGGGGACACCTGGCAGCCGATGTCGGTCTGCGATCCCGAGGGCGGGATGCACGACCTCTGGTCGGGCGCGCTCCCCCGGCAGGTCTTCGCGGACGCGCCTCCCGACGGCTTCGCGGCGGGACCCGACGAGGCGTACGTACGGCACCTGAACGACCTGATCGCCGCACACAGCGACGAACTGGCCGCGGTGATCGTGGAGCCGGTGGTGCAGGGAGCGGGCGGGATGCGCTTCCACTCGCCGGCCTATCTGCGGGCGCTCCGCGAGGCGTGCGACGCCCACGACGTGCTTCTGGTCTTCGACGAGATCGCGACCGGTTTCGGGCGGACGGGAGAGCTCTTCGCGGCCGGGCACGCGGGGGTTTCGCCGGACGTGATGTGCGTCGGCAAGGCGCTGACCGGGGGCTATCTGACGCTGGCGGCGACCCTGTGCACCGCGCGCGTGGCGGAGGGCATCTCACGCGGGGAGGTGCCCGTGCTGGCCCACGGGCCCACGTTCATGGGCAATCCGCTGGCCGCGGCCGTGGCGTGCGCGTCCGTCGACCTCCTCCTGGGCCAGGACTGGCAGGTCGAGGTGAAGCGGATCGGTGCGGGGCTCCGGGACGGTCTCGCGGAGGCCGAGGGGCTGCCGGGCGTGCGTGACGTCCGGGTACTGGGAGCCATCGGCGTCGTACAGCTCGACCACGAGGTCGACATGGCGGCCGCGACGCGGGCCGCGGTCCGCGAGGGCGTGTGGCTGCGGCCGTTCCGGGACCTCGTGTACACGATGCCGCCCTACGTGACCGGGGACGACGACGTGGCGAGAATCAGCCGGGCCGTGTGCGCGGCGGCGAAGGAGGGCTGA
- a CDS encoding 8-amino-7-oxononanoate synthase, with product MSYAPFDWIDDEARRRADAGLVRTLRPRASRTDLLDLASNDYLGLTRHPEVTSAAAEAAREWGAGATGSRLVTGTTTLHTRLERELAEFCGFEAALVFSSGYAANLAALTALTGRDSLIVSDAGNHASIVDGCRLSRAATAVVPHADPEAARKALLTHGGRAVAVTDSVFSVDGDAAPLVPLADACREAGAALLVDDAHGLGVLGDGGRGALAAAGLAGGEGIVATLTLSKSLGSQGGAVLGPAGVIAHLVNSARTFIFDTGLAPAAAGAASGALRLLRREPERAARAREVAAELHGLLTAAGLTAVRPDAAVVSVRAPSAESAVRWAADCRAAGLAVGCFRPPSVPDGISRLRLTARADLTAEQIGFAVATIAGSAPPQVS from the coding sequence ATGTCCTACGCCCCGTTCGACTGGATCGACGACGAGGCCCGCCGCCGTGCCGATGCCGGACTCGTCCGGACCCTGCGCCCCCGCGCGTCACGGACGGATCTGCTGGATCTCGCGAGCAACGACTACCTGGGGCTGACCAGGCATCCCGAGGTCACGTCCGCCGCCGCCGAGGCCGCGCGCGAATGGGGTGCGGGTGCCACCGGTTCGCGACTGGTCACCGGGACCACCACGCTGCACACCCGGCTCGAACGCGAACTCGCCGAATTCTGCGGGTTCGAGGCCGCCCTGGTCTTCTCCTCCGGTTACGCGGCCAACCTCGCCGCTCTCACCGCGCTCACCGGGCGCGACTCGCTGATCGTGTCCGACGCGGGCAACCACGCCTCGATCGTCGACGGCTGCCGGCTCTCCCGTGCGGCCACGGCGGTCGTGCCGCACGCGGACCCCGAGGCGGCGCGGAAGGCGCTCCTGACGCACGGCGGACGGGCGGTGGCCGTCACCGACTCCGTCTTCTCGGTGGACGGCGACGCGGCTCCGCTGGTGCCGCTCGCCGATGCCTGCAGGGAGGCGGGCGCGGCCCTCCTGGTGGACGACGCACACGGTCTCGGCGTGCTGGGGGACGGTGGGCGCGGCGCCCTCGCCGCCGCGGGACTCGCGGGCGGGGAAGGGATCGTCGCCACGCTCACCCTCTCGAAGTCGCTCGGGAGCCAGGGCGGAGCGGTGCTCGGGCCGGCTGGGGTCATCGCCCATCTGGTCAACTCCGCCCGGACGTTCATCTTCGACACGGGCCTCGCCCCGGCGGCGGCCGGCGCGGCCTCCGGCGCCCTGCGGCTGCTCCGCCGTGAGCCGGAGCGTGCCGCGAGGGCGAGGGAAGTGGCCGCCGAACTGCACGGCCTGCTGACCGCCGCCGGACTCACCGCCGTACGCCCGGACGCCGCCGTCGTCTCGGTCCGCGCACCGTCGGCGGAGTCGGCGGTGCGCTGGGCCGCCGACTGCCGCGCCGCGGGACTCGCGGTCGGGTGCTTCCGGCCTCCTTCGGTGCCCGACGGCATCTCGCGCCTGCGGCTGACGGCCCGGGCCGACCTCACGGCGGAGCAGATCGGCTTCGCGGTGGCCACGATCGCCGGATCGGCGCCCCCGCAGGTCAGCTGA